One segment of Setaria viridis chromosome 4, Setaria_viridis_v4.0, whole genome shotgun sequence DNA contains the following:
- the LOC117852949 gene encoding uncharacterized protein isoform X1: protein MDVGGSGGGSGIILSPGTEDDKFARRRSRRVSFADTTAVHVFYRDEDFETPPEEREPGSASPSPGKSSAERGDGDDTEEFPVIFLPDMESSSPGSAAGSIASADDDNFFGPVSTSFIQTGRPSDSGMSEDDNHDITMDSRTFSMHFRNIAPPDDCTANSAASLMTPNTESKGPLKELTVSDPGKTLSSGQTDMSLLNVNPRSYNYGKLSPTLSSMIQKVKVGQQTESPKAGIADVTPDSVLTLPSSEEENREENLCNDNVISSDELGTVNTIAEHISMSNPVSNSTYQIQEDSEMITDGHENSQNGNHDPMVIDPGVDNTVEPPAKLSPACKSFVNNVDMQSHLLDQSLLKDQPSGSNCTASASSMCNVDSEPNLLDQSPGTNNVTDASQLSSAALAILLMDAEQLHQQNEVMDRETILHTPRTVDQQLQVPQGSISSLRLKRQKLFSATPLSNGKVANQEAYSLVSEFAEHGNRISTLKNALKTRLQESPAASRLPLVEKNELSHQENDMFRNPEDHDSNLSVSSNSVPRRQLKKTSESFILGTPTQVLNEATKVQETSCRVLTLDSQPSHECNPLLDLDGAGRKKTVKENGHAVQECPEEIAEAARSPRKSRKELSCVSQSSPRIEGKQNDAHDKGQLVNVDWNKILRTISDATEQVLLASISKLNLQQLDALSDKLDEVHMARKYKRLSTAVRIKDCCSAKQKRLEEARSLHEKLFYAKAKLQINNMKLAKLRNKAQLYQDGIQECCILKSKILGAAQMKDACLPAATSINASDGQEELAILTEKRLELNNIQQKVENLRNSLECFRNIEGDVSCESVMRRAEEQLKMRNQCHFIHQQAGLCELTGIVKRDNKRDLILNYHNLLFQRIILNMSDMSSIFVNNSLNGTKIGQIFPNLDASMAFNFLFKAEENQRVHDLQSLQQMTMETSLLLGNLIDVLEEIKLAKMELLNLTSAAFVLESQTCQLGLRACFMSFKSGKKFAFTIDMTDLNRSVYPSEPSELPIKVCEGQTTLAQASIDETMTSIRNLQPGRTVILRLCRRVSRLIHSLPG from the exons ATGGACGTCGGCGGAAGCGGGGGTGGCAGCGGCATCATCTTGTCGCCGGGGACGGAGGACGACAAGTttgcgcggaggcgctcccgccgCGTGAGCTTCGCGGACACCACCGCGGTGCACGTGTTCTACCGCGACGAGGACTTCGAGACGCCCCCCGAGGAGCGCGAGCCCGGCTCCGCGTCCCCGTCCCCTGGGAAGTCCTCGGCGGAGCGGGGCGATGGGGACGACACGGAGGAGTTCCCGGTCATCTTCCTGCCGGACATGGAGTCATCATCCCCCGGCAGCGCCGCCGGATCCATCGCCTCCGCTGATG ATGATAACTTCTTTGGACCTGTATCAACAAGCTTTATTCAAACAGGAAGACCATCTGATTCTGGAATGTCAGAGGATGATAACCATGATATAACTATGGATTCCAGGACGTTCTCTATGCATTTTCGCAATATTGCTCCACCAGATGACTGTACAGCCAACTCAGCTGCCAGTCTAATGACACCTAATACTGAATCTAAGGGACCCCTGAAGGAACTGACTGTATCTGATCCTGGAAAAACATTGAGTAGTGGTCAGACTGACATGAGTTTGTTGAATGTTAACCCCAGAAGTTACAATTATGGCAAGCTATCACCCACACTGAGCAGTATGATACAGAAGGTAAAAGTGGGCCAGCAAACAGAGTCTCCTAAAGCTGGCATTGCTGATGTAACTCCTGATTCTGTTTTAACCTTGCCTTCATCTGAGGAAGAAAATAGGGAAGAAAACTTATGCAATGACAATGTTATATCTTCTGATGAGCTGGGCACTGTTAATACTATCGCGGAGCACATTTCCATGAGTAATCCAGTTTCAAACAGCACATATCAAATTCAAGAAGATAGTGAAATGATAACTGATGGTCATGAGAATTCACAG AACGGAAACCATGACCCCATGGTTATTGACCCTGGTGTTGATAATACCGTAGAACCTCCTGCAAAGCTTTCTCCAGCATGTAAATCCTTCGTGAATAACGTTGACATGCAATCCCATCTGTTAGATCAATCCTTGTTGAAAGATCAACCATCTGGATCAAATTGCACTGCAAGTGCTTCCTCTATGTGTAATGTTGACTCAGAACCCAATCTGTTGGATCAATCACCTGGAACAAATAACGTTACTGATGCTTCCCAATTATCAAGTGCAGCTCTTGCCATTTTGCTGATGGATGCTGAGCAGCTGCACCAGCAAAATGAAGTGATGGATAGAGAAACCATTCTACATACTCCGAGAACTGTAGATCAGCAATTGCAAGTTCCACAAGGCTCTATATCCTCCCTACGCTTGAAAAGGCAGAAACTCTTCAGTGCTACTCCTCTATCCAATGGTAAAGTGGCAAACCAGGAGGCTTATTCTTTGGTTAGCGAGTTTGCTGAACATGGCAATAGAATTTCTACCCTGAAGAATGCATTGAAGACCAGGCTTCAAGAATCACCTGCAGCTTCCCGGTTACCATTGGTCGAAAAGAATGAACTTAGTCATCAAGAAAATGACATGTTCAGAAATCCTGAAGATCATGATTCCAACTTATCTGTTTCTTCTAATTCTGTTCCACGACGACAACTGAAGAAAACTAGTGAGTCTTTTATCCTAGGCACTCCAACACAGGTGCTAAATGAAGCCACTAAGGTTCAGGAGACTTCATGTCGTGTCCTTACTTTGGATAGCCAACCTAGTCATGAATGCAATCCCCTCCTCGATTTAGATGGTGCTGGAAGAAAGAAAACTGTTAAAGAAAATGGTCATGCCGTGCAAGAGTGTCCTGAGGAAATAGCTGAGGCAGCAAGAAGCCCTAGAAAATCAAGAAAAGAGCTTTCTTGTGTATCTCAATCTTCTCCTAGAATTGAAGGAAAACAGAATGATGCTCATGATAAAGGGCAGTTAGTTAATGTTGATTGGAACAAG ATACTACGTACCATCTCTGATGCAACAGAGCAAGTTTTGTTGGCATCAATAAGTAAGCTTAATTTACAACAG CTTGATGCGCTAAGCGATAAGCTGGATGAGGTTCATATGGCTAGAAAATATAAAAGGCTTTCTACTGCTGTG AGGATCAAAGATTGCTGTAGTGCTAAGCAAAAGAG ATTAGAGGAGGCAAGATCTCTCCATGAGAAGCTTTTCTATGCAAAGGCAAAGCTACAAATAAATAATATGAAGCTAGCTAAACTCCGA AATAAGGCTCAGCTATATCAAGATGGAATTCAAGAGTGCTGCATTCTGAAATCTAAGATATTGGGTGCTGCACAAATGAAGGATGCTTGTCTTCCTGCAGCAACTTCTATCAATGCCAGTGATGGACAG GAAGAGCTTGCTATTTTGACTGAGAAGCGGCTTGAACTCAACAATATTCAACAGAAGGTGGAGAACTTAAGGAATTCCCTTGAATGTTTTCGCAATATTGAAGGTGACGTTAGTTGTGAAAGTGTTATGAGGCGTGCTGAGGAGCAGTTGAAGATGAGAAATCAGTGTCACTTCATCCACCAGCAAGCAGGG CTCTGCGAGCTGACTGGCATAGTTAAAAGGGACAATAAGCGTGATCTCATCCTCAACTATCACAATTTATTGTTCCAAAG GATCATCTTAAACATGAGTGATATGTCTAGCATATTTGTGAATAATTCACTGAATGGAACCAAAATAGGACAG ATATTCCCAAATTTGGATGCCTCTATGGCATTCAATTTTCTTTTCAAAGCTGAGGAGAACCAAAGAGTTCATGATTTACAATCCTTGCAGCAGATGACGATG gAAACAAGTTTGCTTCTGGGCAATCTTATTGATGTTTTAGAAGAAATCAAGTTAGCTAAAATGGAGTTACTAAATCTTACTTCAGCTGCTTTTGTGTTGGAGTCCCAGACAT GTCAACTTGGCCTCCGTGCATGCTTCATGAGCTTCAAGAGCGGCAAGAAGTTTGCTTTTACCATCGACATGACAGACTTGAACCG CTCTGTCTACCCTTCTGAGCCATCTGAGCTGCCGATCAAGGTTTGCGAAGGGCAGACAACACTAGCACAGGCAAGCATAGACGAGACCATGACTTCTATAAGGAACCTGCAACCTGGTCGCACGGTGATACTACGGCTGTGCCGGAGGGTATCTCGGCTGATTCATTCCTTGCCAGGTTGA
- the LOC117852949 gene encoding uncharacterized protein isoform X2: MDVGGSGGGSGIILSPGTEDDKFARRRSRRVSFADTTAVHVFYRDEDFETPPEEREPGSASPSPGKSSAERGDGDDTEEFPVIFLPDMESSSPGSAAGSIASADDDNFFGPVSTSFIQTGRPSDSGMSEDDNHDITMDSRTFSMHFRNIAPPDDCTANSAASLMTPNTESKGPLKELTVSDPGKTLSSGQTDMSLLNVNPRSYNYGKLSPTLSSMIQKVKVGQQTESPKAGIADVTPDSVLTLPSSEEENREENLCNDNVISSDELGTVNTIAEHISMSNPVSNSTYQIQEDSEMITDGHENSQNGNHDPMVIDPGVDNTVEPPAKLSPACKSFVNNVDMQSHLLDQSLLKDQPSGSNCTASASSMSLAILLMDAEQLHQQNEVMDRETILHTPRTVDQQLQVPQGSISSLRLKRQKLFSATPLSNGKVANQEAYSLVSEFAEHGNRISTLKNALKTRLQESPAASRLPLVEKNELSHQENDMFRNPEDHDSNLSVSSNSVPRRQLKKTSESFILGTPTQVLNEATKVQETSCRVLTLDSQPSHECNPLLDLDGAGRKKTVKENGHAVQECPEEIAEAARSPRKSRKELSCVSQSSPRIEGKQNDAHDKGQLVNVDWNKILRTISDATEQVLLASISKLNLQQLDALSDKLDEVHMARKYKRLSTAVRIKDCCSAKQKRLEEARSLHEKLFYAKAKLQINNMKLAKLRNKAQLYQDGIQECCILKSKILGAAQMKDACLPAATSINASDGQEELAILTEKRLELNNIQQKVENLRNSLECFRNIEGDVSCESVMRRAEEQLKMRNQCHFIHQQAGLCELTGIVKRDNKRDLILNYHNLLFQRIILNMSDMSSIFVNNSLNGTKIGQIFPNLDASMAFNFLFKAEENQRVHDLQSLQQMTMETSLLLGNLIDVLEEIKLAKMELLNLTSAAFVLESQTCQLGLRACFMSFKSGKKFAFTIDMTDLNRSVYPSEPSELPIKVCEGQTTLAQASIDETMTSIRNLQPGRTVILRLCRRVSRLIHSLPG, encoded by the exons ATGGACGTCGGCGGAAGCGGGGGTGGCAGCGGCATCATCTTGTCGCCGGGGACGGAGGACGACAAGTttgcgcggaggcgctcccgccgCGTGAGCTTCGCGGACACCACCGCGGTGCACGTGTTCTACCGCGACGAGGACTTCGAGACGCCCCCCGAGGAGCGCGAGCCCGGCTCCGCGTCCCCGTCCCCTGGGAAGTCCTCGGCGGAGCGGGGCGATGGGGACGACACGGAGGAGTTCCCGGTCATCTTCCTGCCGGACATGGAGTCATCATCCCCCGGCAGCGCCGCCGGATCCATCGCCTCCGCTGATG ATGATAACTTCTTTGGACCTGTATCAACAAGCTTTATTCAAACAGGAAGACCATCTGATTCTGGAATGTCAGAGGATGATAACCATGATATAACTATGGATTCCAGGACGTTCTCTATGCATTTTCGCAATATTGCTCCACCAGATGACTGTACAGCCAACTCAGCTGCCAGTCTAATGACACCTAATACTGAATCTAAGGGACCCCTGAAGGAACTGACTGTATCTGATCCTGGAAAAACATTGAGTAGTGGTCAGACTGACATGAGTTTGTTGAATGTTAACCCCAGAAGTTACAATTATGGCAAGCTATCACCCACACTGAGCAGTATGATACAGAAGGTAAAAGTGGGCCAGCAAACAGAGTCTCCTAAAGCTGGCATTGCTGATGTAACTCCTGATTCTGTTTTAACCTTGCCTTCATCTGAGGAAGAAAATAGGGAAGAAAACTTATGCAATGACAATGTTATATCTTCTGATGAGCTGGGCACTGTTAATACTATCGCGGAGCACATTTCCATGAGTAATCCAGTTTCAAACAGCACATATCAAATTCAAGAAGATAGTGAAATGATAACTGATGGTCATGAGAATTCACAG AACGGAAACCATGACCCCATGGTTATTGACCCTGGTGTTGATAATACCGTAGAACCTCCTGCAAAGCTTTCTCCAGCATGTAAATCCTTCGTGAATAACGTTGACATGCAATCCCATCTGTTAGATCAATCCTTGTTGAAAGATCAACCATCTGGATCAAATTGCACTGCAAGTGCTTCCTCTATGT CTCTTGCCATTTTGCTGATGGATGCTGAGCAGCTGCACCAGCAAAATGAAGTGATGGATAGAGAAACCATTCTACATACTCCGAGAACTGTAGATCAGCAATTGCAAGTTCCACAAGGCTCTATATCCTCCCTACGCTTGAAAAGGCAGAAACTCTTCAGTGCTACTCCTCTATCCAATGGTAAAGTGGCAAACCAGGAGGCTTATTCTTTGGTTAGCGAGTTTGCTGAACATGGCAATAGAATTTCTACCCTGAAGAATGCATTGAAGACCAGGCTTCAAGAATCACCTGCAGCTTCCCGGTTACCATTGGTCGAAAAGAATGAACTTAGTCATCAAGAAAATGACATGTTCAGAAATCCTGAAGATCATGATTCCAACTTATCTGTTTCTTCTAATTCTGTTCCACGACGACAACTGAAGAAAACTAGTGAGTCTTTTATCCTAGGCACTCCAACACAGGTGCTAAATGAAGCCACTAAGGTTCAGGAGACTTCATGTCGTGTCCTTACTTTGGATAGCCAACCTAGTCATGAATGCAATCCCCTCCTCGATTTAGATGGTGCTGGAAGAAAGAAAACTGTTAAAGAAAATGGTCATGCCGTGCAAGAGTGTCCTGAGGAAATAGCTGAGGCAGCAAGAAGCCCTAGAAAATCAAGAAAAGAGCTTTCTTGTGTATCTCAATCTTCTCCTAGAATTGAAGGAAAACAGAATGATGCTCATGATAAAGGGCAGTTAGTTAATGTTGATTGGAACAAG ATACTACGTACCATCTCTGATGCAACAGAGCAAGTTTTGTTGGCATCAATAAGTAAGCTTAATTTACAACAG CTTGATGCGCTAAGCGATAAGCTGGATGAGGTTCATATGGCTAGAAAATATAAAAGGCTTTCTACTGCTGTG AGGATCAAAGATTGCTGTAGTGCTAAGCAAAAGAG ATTAGAGGAGGCAAGATCTCTCCATGAGAAGCTTTTCTATGCAAAGGCAAAGCTACAAATAAATAATATGAAGCTAGCTAAACTCCGA AATAAGGCTCAGCTATATCAAGATGGAATTCAAGAGTGCTGCATTCTGAAATCTAAGATATTGGGTGCTGCACAAATGAAGGATGCTTGTCTTCCTGCAGCAACTTCTATCAATGCCAGTGATGGACAG GAAGAGCTTGCTATTTTGACTGAGAAGCGGCTTGAACTCAACAATATTCAACAGAAGGTGGAGAACTTAAGGAATTCCCTTGAATGTTTTCGCAATATTGAAGGTGACGTTAGTTGTGAAAGTGTTATGAGGCGTGCTGAGGAGCAGTTGAAGATGAGAAATCAGTGTCACTTCATCCACCAGCAAGCAGGG CTCTGCGAGCTGACTGGCATAGTTAAAAGGGACAATAAGCGTGATCTCATCCTCAACTATCACAATTTATTGTTCCAAAG GATCATCTTAAACATGAGTGATATGTCTAGCATATTTGTGAATAATTCACTGAATGGAACCAAAATAGGACAG ATATTCCCAAATTTGGATGCCTCTATGGCATTCAATTTTCTTTTCAAAGCTGAGGAGAACCAAAGAGTTCATGATTTACAATCCTTGCAGCAGATGACGATG gAAACAAGTTTGCTTCTGGGCAATCTTATTGATGTTTTAGAAGAAATCAAGTTAGCTAAAATGGAGTTACTAAATCTTACTTCAGCTGCTTTTGTGTTGGAGTCCCAGACAT GTCAACTTGGCCTCCGTGCATGCTTCATGAGCTTCAAGAGCGGCAAGAAGTTTGCTTTTACCATCGACATGACAGACTTGAACCG CTCTGTCTACCCTTCTGAGCCATCTGAGCTGCCGATCAAGGTTTGCGAAGGGCAGACAACACTAGCACAGGCAAGCATAGACGAGACCATGACTTCTATAAGGAACCTGCAACCTGGTCGCACGGTGATACTACGGCTGTGCCGGAGGGTATCTCGGCTGATTCATTCCTTGCCAGGTTGA
- the LOC117852951 gene encoding 110 kDa U5 small nuclear ribonucleoprotein component CLO, with protein MDDSLYDEFGNYIGPELADSDADDDSDAGGASPSPSASRSPSPAARSPSGSPSRPAALMDVDDDEDGDPSQQAVVLAEDKKYYPTAEEVYGPGVEALVMDEDEQPLEQPIVAPPRVVKFEVGTRAAATSTYASTDFLLGLAGNPALVRNVALVGHLQHGKTVFMDMLVEQTHEVDTFDSEGERHVRFTDTRVDEQERQVSIKAVPMSLVLEGGNGKSYLCNIMDTPGHVNFSDEMTAALRLADGAVLVVDAAEGVMVNTERAIRHAIQERLPIVVVINKVDRLITELKLPPNDAYFKLRHTLEAINDLISSCSTTVGGTQLVDPAAGNVCFASGAAGWSFTLQSFAHLYLKIHGIQFDHEKFASRLWGDVYFHPDSRTFKKKPPKEGANRSFVEFILEPLYKIYSLVVGEQKGNVESKLAELGVTLSNAAYKLNVRPLLRLACRSIFGTATGFTDMLVKHIPSVKDAAARKIDHIYTGPQDSSIVDAMKKCDPNGHLMVNVTKLYPKSDCSVFDAFGRVYSGTIQTGQTVRVLGEGYSPDDEEDMTVKEVTKLWVYQARYRVAISKAPAGSWVLIEGVDTSIMKTATICPMNIDEDVYIFRPLRFNTLPVVKIAAEPLNPSELPKMVEGLRKISKSYPLAITKVEESGEHTILGTGELYLDSIMKDLRELYSEVEVKVADPVVTFCETVVDTSSMKCFAETPNKRNKITMVAEPLEKGLAEDIENGLVNLDSRQKEITDFFRQRYQWDVLAARSIWAFGPDKQGPNILLDDTLSVEVDKNLLNAIKDSIVQGFQWGAREGPLCDEPIRNVKFKILHANIAPEPLHRGGGQIIPTARRVVYSAFLMANPRLMEPVYYVEIQTPIDCVSAIYTVLSRRRGHVTADVPKPGTPIYIVKAFLPVIESFGFETDLRYHTQGQAFCVSVFDHWAIVPGDPLDKSIVLRPLEPAPIQHLAREFMVKTRRRKGMSEDVSISKFFDEAMMHELAQQAADLHIQM; from the exons atggacGACAGCCTCTACGACGAGTTCGGCAACTACATCGGCCCGGAGCTCGCCGACTCCGACGCCGACGATGactccgacgccggcggcgcatCCCCATCCCCCTCCGCGTCCCGCTCGCCGTCCCCCGCCGCGCGCTCCCCTTCGGGATCCCCCTCCCGCCCGGCCGCGCTCATggacgtcgacgacgacgaggacggcgacCCGTCGCAGCAGGCCGTGGTGCTCGCCGAGGACAAGAAGTACTACCCCACCGCCGAGGAGGTGTACGGGCCGGGCGTGGAGGCGCTCGTCATGGACGAGGACGAGCAGCCGCTGGAGCAGCCCatcgtcgcgccgccccgcgTCGTGAAGTTCGAGGTCGGGACCCGCGCCGCGGCCACGTCCACCTACGCGTCCACCGACTTCCTCCTGGGGCTCGCGGGGAACCCCGCGCTGGTGCGCAACGTCGCCCTCGTCGGACACCTCCAGCACGGGAAGACGGTGTTCATGGACATGCTCGTGGAGCAGACGCACGAAGTGGACACCTTCGACTCCGAGGGGGAGCGCCACGTGAGGTTCACCGATACCAGGGTGGACGAGCAGGAGCGGCAGGTCTCCATCAAGGCTGTGCCCATGTCTCTCGTGCTCGAGGGGGGAAATGGCAAGTCATACCTGTGCAATATCATGGACACTCCGGGGCATGTCAACTTCTCCGATGAGATGACTGCGGCACTGCGGCTTGCTGATGGGGCTGTGCTTGTTGTTGATGCTGCTGAGGGAGTAATG GTTAATACTGAGAGGGCAATTCGTCATGCAATCCAAGAAAGGCTTCCCATTGTTGTTGTGATTAACAAG GTTGACAGATTGATAACAGAGCTAAAGCTGCCCCCCAATGATGCATATTTCAAATTGCGACATACTCTGGAGGCAATTAATGATCTTATCTCGTCGTGTTCTACTACAGTAGGTGGCACTCAGTTGGTGGATCCTGCCGCTGGAAACGTATGTTTTGCAAGTGGTGCTGCTGGCTGGTCTTTTACCTTACAATCTTTTGCCCATCTTTATTTAAAGATTCATGGGATTCAATTTGACCATGAGAAATTTGCATCTCGCCTATGGGGAGACGTGTATTTTCACCCTGACTCAAGAACCTTCAAAAAGAAGCCGCCAAAGGAAGGAGCTAATAGATCATTTGTTGAGTTTATCCTAGAGCCTCTGTACAAAATTTATAGTCTGGTTGTCGGTGAGCAAAAGGGGAATGTTGAATCAAAGCTTGCTGAATTGGGCGTCACTCTGAGCAATGCAGCTTACAAGCTGAATGTTAGGCCTTTGCTGAGGTTAGCTTGCCGCTCAATTTTTGGCACCGCAACTGGTTTTACCGATATGTTAGTGAAACATATCCCCTCTGTGAAGGATGCTGCTGCAAGGAAGATAGACCACATATACACTGGCCCACAGGATTCGTCTATTGTTGATGCTATGAAAAAATGTGATCCCAATGGACACCTTATGGTTAATGTAACAAAATTATATCCTAAATCTGATTGCAGCGTCTTTGATGCATTTGGACGAGTTTATAGTGGCACAATACAGACAGGACAGACAGTGAGGGTCCTTGGAGAAGGCTATTCTccagatgatgaagaggatatGACTGTCAAAGAGGTGACCAAATTGTGGGTTTATCAGGCACGGTACCGTGTTGCAATTAGTAAAGCACCTGCTGGTTCTTGGGTTCTTATTGAAGGCGTAGATACATCAATCATGAAAACTGCTACAATATGTCCCATGAACATTGATGAAGATGTGTACATATTTAGACCTCTGCGTTTCAACACCTTGCCTGTTGTAAAAATAGCTGCTGAGCCTCTTAACCCAAGTGAGCTTCCTAAGATGGTGGAAGGTCTTCGTAAAATCAGCAAGAGCTATCCTCTTGCTATTACTAAGGTAGAAGAGTCTGGAGAGCACACTATACTGGGGACTGGTGAGCTATATCTGGATTCTATAATGAAGGACCTCAGAGAGCTTTATTCGGAGGTTGAAGTGAAG GTAGCAGATCCTGTTGTTACATTTTGTGAAACAGTTGTTGATACTTCTTCAATGAAATGTTTTGCTGAAACACCTAACAAGAGGAACAAAATTACCATG GTTGCTGAACCACTAGAGAAGGGCTTGGCAGAAGATATTGAGAATGGCCTTGTTAACCTTGATTCAAGACAGAAAGAAATCACTGACTTTTTTCGCCAGCGCTACCAGTGGGATGTACTTGCAGCAAGGTCGATATGGGCTTTTGGACCTGACAAGCAG GGTCCTAACATTCTTCTGGATGACACACTTTCAGTTGAGGTGGACAAGAACTTGCTCAATGCGATCAAAGATTCTATTGTTCAAGG GTTCCAGTGGGGTGCTAGAGAAGGTCCTTTGTGTGATGAACCAATTAGGAATGTGAAATTCAAGATCTTACATGCAAACATTGCTCCAGAACCATTGCACCGTGGTGGTGGTCAGATAATTCCCACAGCACGTCGTGTTGTCTATTCTGCATTCCTTATGGCTAATCCTCGCCTTATGGAACCTGTGTATTATGTTGAG ATCCAAACACCAATTGACTGTGTCTCTGCTATTTACACGGTGCTATCCAGGCGACGTGGTCATGTAACAGCTGATGTACCCAAGCCAGGAACTCCTATATACATTGTCAAG GCATTTTTACCTGTTATAGAGTCTTTTGGATTTGAGACAGATCTCAGATACCACACACAGGGGCAAGCATTTTGTGTGTCTGTATTCGATCACTGGGCTATTGTTCCTGGTGATCCTTTAGATAAGAGTATTGTCCTTCGCCCTCTGGAACCAGCACCTATACAGCACCTTGCCCGTGAGTTTATGGTAAAGACCAGGCGAAGGAAG GGGATGAGTGAGGATGTGAGCATCAGCAAATTCTTTGATGAGGCCATGATGCACGAGCTGGCTCAACAGGCTGCCGATCTCCATATTCAGATGTAG